The following proteins are co-located in the Solea senegalensis isolate Sse05_10M linkage group LG12, IFAPA_SoseM_1, whole genome shotgun sequence genome:
- the LOC122778658 gene encoding transmembrane protein 271-like → MKLSGKGLCTVLSSTLLFVCALSEVVVGLRCVSLGSTVKAHFHLGTAAGAFYSGLLVGVGQVLLGSALICCVDRPGCRNFFLLGVVVFLLGVLTAFSGAVVDGDTASLVERKYSHYCFHSVFVNPACEQLREYQRSLVISTVLSTLECLLGLINLLTIKRYKAAQFSRSRQCQRQRQILFSEERDCSSADFQPVSYINLGVFSVFDETGAEVHCAGHPSIELPGYAPADPELNHCFPFSFPLPSELPPAYEDIFPAEACNT, encoded by the coding sequence ATGAAGTTGAGTGGGAAAGGACTGTGCACCGTCCTCTCCAGCACCCTCCTCTTCGTGTGCGCCCTGAGCGAAGTTGTGGTTGGATTAAGATGCGTCTCGCTGGGATCTACGGTGAAGGCGCATTTCCACCTTGGCACCGCGGCCGGGGCTTTTTACTCTGGGCTACTTGTGGGAGTCGGGCAGGTGCTGCTGGGCTCTGCACTGATCTGTTGCGTGGACAGACCCGGCTGCAGGAATTTCTTTCTCCTTGGTGTTGTGGTCTTCTTGCTGGGAGTCCTCACCGCCTTCTCCGGCGCGGTGGTGGACGGGGACACGGCGTCTCTGGTGGAAAGGAAATATTCCCATTACTGCTtccactctgtgtttgtgaaccCTGCGTGCGAGCAGCTGAGGGAGTACCAGCGCAGTCTGGTCATCTCCACGGTCCTCAGCACGCTGGAGTGTCTGCTCGGGCTCATCAACCTGCTGACCATCAAAAGGTACAAGGCAGCGCAGTTTTCTAGGAGCAGACAGTgtcagaggcagaggcagatcCTCTTCAGTGAGGAGCGGGACTGCTCCTCGGCGGATTTTCAGCCAGTGTCTTACATCAACCTGGGTGTTTTTAGTGTGTTTGATGAGACAGGTGCAGAAGTGCACTGCGCGGGACACCCGTCTATCGAGCTGCCCGGGTACGCACCCGCGGACCCGGAGCTCAACCACTGCTTCCCGTTCTCTTTCCCACTCCCCAGTGAACTGCCGCCCGCTTATGAAGACATTTTCCCCGCTGAGGCATGCAACACATAG